The uncultured Desulfobulbus sp. genome window below encodes:
- a CDS encoding nitrilase-related carbon-nitrogen hydrolase encodes MQDTLFPAASCLQFSIVSGEIATNLQRVEDALTSQPPVPGTLVVLPEIWATGFDYPNTERLGQRTPEILAWMQEQSQKGGYFLAGSLTNLTPDAPHPFNTLFLVGPEGVLGSVSKQHLFGFWQEDHHYAPGKPAPLLHSPYGVIGGLICYDLRFPEVARRQVFGGARLLIVSAQWPLSRLDHWQTLLRARAIENQCYIIACNGCGTTGAMELAGHSMIIGPDGQILAQAEQEPKLITAPLDATEVDQQRSRFFPAGERTWTGLDREKIVSLDRLQSALARMGRHGSRFDLVTGDFTRIEVEQVEQLERARSQSEGLVVGILDNGDTPPGAADQQKQARILAALGCVDFVVFYTAEHQLQLEQLFNQTTITFL; translated from the coding sequence ATGCAAGACACCCTTTTTCCAGCAGCAAGCTGCCTCCAATTCTCCATTGTGTCGGGAGAAATTGCGACAAATCTTCAACGCGTAGAAGACGCCCTGACATCCCAACCGCCTGTCCCGGGAACCCTGGTGGTTCTTCCTGAAATCTGGGCGACCGGCTTTGATTATCCCAACACGGAGAGACTGGGGCAACGTACGCCGGAGATACTTGCATGGATGCAGGAGCAAAGCCAAAAGGGCGGTTACTTTCTAGCTGGATCCCTGACAAATCTCACTCCTGATGCGCCCCATCCATTCAACACTCTTTTTCTGGTTGGTCCAGAAGGCGTGCTGGGTTCGGTCTCCAAGCAGCATCTTTTTGGTTTCTGGCAAGAGGATCACCATTACGCTCCAGGAAAACCAGCCCCTCTTTTGCACTCGCCCTACGGCGTCATAGGCGGCTTGATCTGTTATGACCTCCGCTTTCCCGAGGTCGCCAGGCGCCAGGTTTTTGGAGGTGCCCGACTGCTCATTGTCTCCGCCCAATGGCCCCTGAGCCGACTTGATCACTGGCAAACACTCCTGCGGGCGCGCGCCATTGAAAACCAGTGTTATATTATAGCCTGTAACGGTTGCGGTACCACCGGAGCCATGGAGCTGGCAGGACACTCCATGATCATTGGCCCCGATGGTCAAATACTGGCCCAGGCGGAGCAAGAACCAAAGCTCATAACCGCCCCCCTTGATGCCACAGAGGTGGACCAGCAACGCAGCCGCTTTTTTCCTGCAGGGGAAAGAACCTGGACAGGACTGGACAGGGAAAAAATTGTTTCTCTTGACCGGCTGCAGAGCGCGCTTGCACGAATGGGCCGTCACGGCAGCCGCTTTGACCTGGTGACGGGGGACTTCACCCGTATTGAAGTTGAACAGGTGGAGCAACTTGAGCGGGCACGCTCTCAGTCAGAGGGGCTGGTGGTCGGCATTTTGGACAATGGCGATACCCCGCCAGGTGCTGCAGATCAGCAAAAACAAGCTCGAATCCTGGCGGCACTGGGCTGCGTGGACTTTGTCGTCTTCTACACGGCAGAGCATCAGCTCCAGCTGGAACAACTATTCAACCAAACCACGATTACTTTCCTTTGA
- a CDS encoding heavy metal-associated domain-containing protein, which produces MATLRINGMKCQHCQKAAKKALEDLGATQVIIDLEKGEASYEGDLSKEAIGKALADKGFELAH; this is translated from the coding sequence ATGGCAACCCTGCGTATCAACGGCATGAAGTGTCAACATTGTCAAAAAGCAGCCAAGAAAGCACTTGAAGATCTCGGCGCCACCCAGGTCATAATTGACCTCGAAAAAGGTGAAGCCAGTTATGAAGGTGATTTGAGCAAAGAAGCCATTGGCAAAGCATTGGCAGACAAGGGGTTTGAGCTCGCTCACTAG
- a CDS encoding efflux RND transporter periplasmic adaptor subunit: MKLKAILFSLAGIAVVVGLLAGTKVLQISTLIEHKKKATLPPAIVTTFEAQEQQWESLVKAVGSLEAVQGVTVTAEVTGKVVKIAFEPGTRVKAGDLLVQQDISAEEAQLRSAEAAVELAKLTLARAKKMLATKVVAESNYDNAEATLKQTRAQADNIRAAIAKKTIRAPFSGRLGIRQINLGQIIKEGEPIVSLQALDPIYVNFLVPQQQLPLLKIGYTVRLSSDGLPPERVMEGKLTAINPDVDASSRNIRVQATINNKDEVLRPGMFVQVAVVQPQDKPVLTIPATAVLYAPYSDSVFLVEVAKEGGQGKVVHQQFIRLGERRGDFVAVTSGLRAGQTVVSSGVFKLRNGQSAVVDNKLAPEFKLHPEPKDS, translated from the coding sequence ATGAAACTCAAGGCAATTCTTTTTAGTCTCGCAGGTATCGCTGTGGTGGTCGGCCTCCTGGCCGGGACCAAAGTCCTGCAGATTTCCACCCTGATCGAACACAAGAAAAAGGCGACGCTGCCGCCAGCCATCGTCACGACCTTTGAGGCCCAGGAGCAACAGTGGGAATCCCTGGTCAAGGCAGTGGGCTCGCTCGAGGCGGTTCAGGGCGTCACCGTCACCGCTGAAGTAACCGGCAAGGTAGTCAAGATCGCCTTTGAACCGGGAACCCGGGTCAAAGCGGGTGACCTGCTGGTGCAACAGGATATCAGCGCAGAGGAGGCCCAGCTCCGTTCGGCAGAGGCTGCAGTCGAGCTGGCCAAACTTACCCTGGCCCGTGCCAAGAAGATGCTCGCCACCAAGGTCGTTGCCGAATCCAACTACGACAACGCCGAGGCCACACTCAAACAGACTCGGGCTCAGGCCGACAACATTCGTGCGGCCATTGCCAAAAAAACCATTCGCGCCCCCTTCAGCGGACGCCTGGGGATCCGCCAGATCAACCTGGGCCAGATCATCAAAGAGGGGGAACCCATTGTCTCACTCCAGGCTCTGGACCCAATCTACGTCAATTTTCTCGTCCCCCAGCAGCAGCTCCCCCTCCTCAAAATTGGTTATACGGTTCGGCTCAGCTCCGACGGCCTTCCCCCTGAGCGGGTGATGGAAGGCAAGCTCACGGCGATCAATCCCGATGTGGATGCGTCAAGCCGCAATATTCGGGTGCAGGCAACGATCAACAATAAAGACGAAGTACTGCGCCCAGGGATGTTTGTCCAGGTGGCGGTGGTGCAGCCCCAGGACAAGCCGGTCCTCACCATTCCCGCGACTGCGGTGCTCTACGCCCCCTACTCGGATTCGGTCTTTCTGGTGGAAGTAGCCAAGGAAGGTGGTCAGGGTAAGGTGGTCCATCAGCAGTTCATTCGCTTGGGTGAACGGCGTGGCGACTTTGTTGCCGTCACCTCCGGTTTGCGGGCCGGGCAGACCGTGGTCAGCAGCGGTGTCTTCAAATTACGCAACGGTCAAAGTGCGGTCGTCGACAACAAACTTGCCCCAGAGTTCAAACTGCACCCCGAACCCAAGGACAGCTGA
- a CDS encoding efflux RND transporter permease subunit: MKFTDIFIERPVLALVTSLLILIAGLQAIGSLSVRQYPRSDNAAVTITTVYTGASAELVRGFITTPLERAIAAADGIDYLQSESSLGRSVITARLRLNYDPIKALSEISSKVDQVRGDLPPEAEIPIINVESADSRFASAYLSFTSDELKQNEITDYLVRVIQPRLSALDGVQRADVLGARTFAMRLWLDPMRMAAFNVSPVQIRQALAANNVLAAVGKTKGSLVQVNLTANTDMRSVADFKKLVIREDGGAIVRIEDVAEVVLGAEDYDTEVRFSGQTAVFMGIWPLPNANALDVIDLVRKEMKDITAQLPTGLTARIAYDGTNYIHNAIQEVIKTLSETLLIVVVIIFLFLGSIRAALIPVVTIPMSLIGALFLMQVFGFTINLLTLLAIVLSVGLVVDDAIVVVENVERHLSEGKTPMQAALLSGRELISPLISMTITLAAVYAPIGLQGGLTGSLFREFAFTLAGAVTISGFVALTLSPMMSSRLLRAGMNERGLAGRIERDFKRLRQAYGRWLNRTLDNRPAVYLVWIVLGLLAIPMFSMSSKELAPTEDQGVIFGIVNSAANSTLDQNAYYTAAVNRAFQSVKETNFVFQLTQPNSGFSGMVVAPWQERERTIFEIMPEVAKKLHMIPGIRVLPVTPPALPGGGQFPVEFVIASTADLDQILGFAKQLQFAAIKSKMFAFPPLIDVKIDQPQSELVIDRDKVADLGLNLQQVGGDIATMLGGNYVNRFNIAGRSYKVVPQVMRVDRLNPEQLGQIYVTGPAGQLVPLSTIATIKDTTVARSLNRFQQLNAVTISAYPVRPLDEALRFFEDEAAKILPQGYTLDYTGESRQLRVEGNTFLRAFGLAIVLIFLVLSAQFNSFRDPFVILAGSVPLAMFGALVFTFLKMPDPNVPFFTTGWTTSLNIYSQVGLVTLVGLVSKNGILIVEFANKMQVQGLSKREAILDAAMTRLRPILMTTGATIAGHFPLTLVTGAGAAARNSIGLVLVGGMAIGSLFTLFVIPSIYMLVAKDHAQGKRTGIDHNP; encoded by the coding sequence ATGAAATTTACCGACATCTTTATTGAGCGACCAGTCCTGGCCCTGGTCACCAGCTTGCTGATCCTCATTGCTGGACTGCAGGCCATTGGCTCTCTCTCCGTACGCCAGTACCCACGCAGTGATAACGCCGCGGTCACCATCACCACGGTCTATACCGGTGCCAGCGCTGAGCTGGTGCGCGGTTTTATCACCACTCCGCTTGAGCGCGCCATTGCCGCCGCCGACGGAATAGACTACCTCCAGTCCGAGAGTTCCCTGGGGCGCTCGGTGATCACCGCCCGCCTGCGGCTTAACTACGACCCGATCAAGGCTCTCTCCGAGATCAGCTCCAAGGTCGACCAGGTGCGGGGTGATTTGCCTCCCGAGGCCGAAATCCCCATCATCAATGTGGAATCGGCGGACTCCCGTTTTGCCTCGGCCTACCTCAGCTTCACCTCGGATGAACTCAAACAAAATGAGATAACCGATTACCTGGTGCGGGTGATACAGCCCCGCCTCTCCGCTCTGGATGGGGTGCAACGGGCCGATGTCCTGGGAGCGCGTACCTTTGCCATGCGCCTCTGGCTTGATCCCATGCGCATGGCCGCCTTTAATGTCAGCCCGGTCCAAATTCGCCAGGCCCTGGCCGCCAACAACGTCCTGGCCGCCGTGGGCAAGACCAAAGGCTCGCTGGTCCAGGTCAATCTCACCGCCAACACCGACATGCGCTCGGTGGCCGACTTCAAAAAACTGGTAATCCGTGAGGATGGCGGCGCTATCGTTCGTATTGAAGATGTGGCCGAGGTCGTACTCGGCGCTGAAGATTACGACACAGAGGTCCGTTTTTCCGGCCAAACTGCGGTTTTCATGGGAATCTGGCCTCTCCCCAACGCCAATGCCCTGGATGTGATCGACCTGGTGCGTAAGGAGATGAAGGATATCACCGCCCAGCTCCCCACCGGCTTGACCGCCCGAATCGCCTATGACGGCACCAACTACATCCATAACGCCATTCAGGAGGTCATTAAAACCCTGAGCGAAACCCTCTTGATTGTGGTGGTCATTATCTTCCTCTTTCTCGGTTCGATTCGTGCAGCCCTGATCCCGGTGGTCACCATTCCCATGTCCCTGATCGGTGCCCTCTTTCTGATGCAGGTCTTCGGCTTTACTATTAATCTCCTGACCCTGCTGGCCATTGTTCTCTCGGTAGGACTGGTGGTGGATGATGCCATTGTCGTGGTGGAAAACGTGGAGCGGCATCTCAGCGAGGGAAAAACTCCCATGCAGGCGGCGCTGCTCAGTGGCCGGGAGTTGATCAGCCCGTTGATCTCCATGACCATCACCTTGGCCGCAGTCTATGCCCCTATTGGCCTGCAAGGCGGCCTGACCGGCAGCCTTTTCCGGGAGTTTGCCTTTACCCTGGCCGGAGCGGTTACCATCTCCGGTTTTGTGGCCCTGACTCTCTCGCCGATGATGTCATCCCGGCTGTTACGCGCAGGCATGAACGAGCGTGGACTGGCCGGTCGCATCGAACGCGACTTTAAACGACTGCGCCAGGCCTATGGCCGCTGGCTCAACCGCACCCTGGACAACCGCCCGGCGGTCTATCTGGTCTGGATCGTTTTGGGATTGCTGGCCATTCCCATGTTCTCCATGTCCTCCAAAGAGCTCGCGCCCACTGAAGACCAAGGCGTTATCTTTGGTATCGTTAATTCGGCGGCCAACTCCACCCTGGATCAGAACGCCTATTATACAGCTGCGGTCAACCGGGCCTTTCAGAGTGTCAAGGAAACCAACTTCGTCTTTCAGCTCACCCAGCCCAACTCGGGGTTCAGCGGCATGGTGGTTGCCCCCTGGCAGGAGCGGGAACGCACCATCTTTGAGATCATGCCCGAGGTGGCTAAAAAGCTGCACATGATCCCAGGCATTCGCGTCCTCCCGGTGACCCCGCCTGCCCTTCCCGGTGGCGGCCAGTTTCCGGTTGAATTTGTCATTGCCTCCACTGCCGATCTGGATCAAATCCTTGGCTTTGCCAAGCAGCTTCAATTCGCAGCCATTAAGAGCAAGATGTTTGCTTTCCCCCCGTTAATTGATGTCAAAATCGACCAGCCCCAGTCCGAGCTGGTGATTGATCGCGACAAGGTGGCCGACCTGGGCCTCAACCTCCAGCAGGTTGGTGGAGATATCGCCACCATGCTGGGTGGGAACTACGTCAACCGCTTCAATATTGCCGGTCGCAGTTATAAGGTCGTACCCCAAGTGATGCGGGTTGATCGCCTCAACCCGGAACAACTGGGACAGATTTACGTCACCGGACCGGCAGGCCAGCTGGTACCACTCTCCACCATTGCCACGATCAAAGACACCACCGTGGCTCGCTCGCTCAACCGGTTTCAACAGCTCAACGCGGTGACCATCAGCGCCTATCCGGTGCGTCCATTAGATGAGGCTCTCCGCTTTTTTGAAGACGAGGCCGCTAAAATCCTTCCCCAAGGCTACACCCTGGACTACACCGGTGAATCTCGCCAGCTGCGAGTGGAGGGCAACACCTTTCTCCGGGCCTTTGGTTTGGCCATTGTTCTGATTTTTCTGGTTCTTTCGGCCCAGTTCAACAGCTTCCGCGATCCCTTTGTCATCCTGGCGGGCTCTGTGCCCCTGGCCATGTTCGGCGCTCTGGTCTTCACTTTTTTGAAGATGCCTGATCCCAATGTGCCCTTTTTCACCACGGGCTGGACCACCTCGCTCAACATCTATTCCCAGGTAGGACTGGTCACTCTGGTCGGGCTGGTATCCAAAAACGGTATTCTGATCGTTGAATTCGCCAACAAGATGCAGGTGCAGGGATTAAGTAAACGGGAGGCGATCCTTGATGCGGCCATGACCCGGCTCCGGCCTATTCTCATGACCACGGGCGCCACCATTGCCGGCCACTTCCCGCTCACCCTGGTCACCGGTGCAGGTGCTGCAGCCCGAAACTCCATCGGTCTGGTGCTGGTGGGGGGAATGGCTATTGGCTCCCTGTTCACATTGTTTGTCATTCCTTCGATTTATATGCTGGTCGCCAAAGACCATGCTCAGGGTAAACGGACTGGTATCGACCACAATCCATGA
- the ehuB gene encoding ectoine/hydroxyectoine ABC transporter substrate-binding protein EhuB: protein MDSQKTGSVKGYSPKQPFASTSLIRPWPLALAGALLLVAIVLGISALFISTESTTDRIARTKVVRIGYAVEAPFAFTDPEGTVTGESPEVARAVWQRLGVAHIEWIRTDFASLIPQLRAGRFDQIAAGLFIRPDRKQLVAFTSPSLCLYPALLVHWGNPLDIHSYKDIALQEKTRLAVIQGAVEREEALRAGIPPERIDIYPNIQLALTALNNNLVDGLSLSGPTIRRLAEKQSNFQQATPFEASYAPPGCGAFAFRPKDTQLQQRFDQTLRQFLGSPEHMQILHRLGLNASDLPSSVTFGQRENE from the coding sequence ATGGACTCTCAAAAAACAGGTAGCGTCAAAGGATATTCGCCCAAACAGCCTTTCGCGTCTACTTCCCTCATCCGTCCTTGGCCCCTTGCCCTTGCTGGAGCGCTCCTGCTTGTGGCAATAGTCCTAGGTATCAGTGCTCTTTTCATTAGCACGGAATCAACAACTGATCGTATTGCCCGTACGAAGGTGGTCCGTATCGGCTATGCTGTCGAAGCGCCTTTTGCTTTCACCGATCCTGAGGGTACGGTCACAGGTGAGTCTCCCGAGGTCGCCCGAGCCGTATGGCAGCGCCTGGGCGTTGCGCACATCGAATGGATCCGCACAGATTTTGCTTCCCTCATCCCCCAGCTCCGAGCTGGTCGCTTCGACCAAATCGCTGCTGGTCTTTTTATCCGTCCTGACCGGAAGCAACTGGTCGCATTTACCAGCCCATCGCTTTGCCTTTACCCAGCACTCCTTGTCCACTGGGGTAACCCTCTAGATATCCACAGCTACAAGGACATAGCCCTTCAAGAAAAAACACGTCTCGCGGTTATTCAAGGCGCCGTCGAACGAGAAGAAGCTCTCCGTGCTGGTATTCCCCCTGAACGTATCGACATCTATCCCAACATTCAGCTTGCTCTAACCGCCCTCAACAATAACCTTGTTGATGGCCTTTCCCTCAGCGGGCCGACAATTCGCAGACTCGCGGAAAAACAGAGTAATTTTCAACAAGCAACTCCCTTTGAAGCAAGTTATGCTCCCCCTGGATGTGGAGCCTTTGCCTTTCGCCCCAAAGACACACAACTTCAACAACGCTTTGATCAAACTCTACGCCAGTTTCTCGGCAGCCCCGAACACATGCAAATACTGCACAGATTGGGGCTGAATGCCAGCGATCTACCTTCATCTGTAACCTTTGGCCAACGGGAGAATGAGTAA
- a CDS encoding PAS domain S-box protein: protein MPLSRLQDSSQGSTFFSERALLLLGVIAFVSSLLLWWGGQLNRTAYPQHIAISDNLHQARRSINTAVLNLNRYLAGEKLDRQDVLTYLEVSLLKIRDCLDGRSSLSGIEAMPSSGPSKLYFQSYAEAQVRLEHTIRALMSSTSFRVSLRIQLLKELHELNQIGDTLETQLAEDLTQVIASTRREQNVILFIWLIFLVAAFALLYRTARFENSQSQQEQLIYTLLDSTSDIIFVKGIDGRYLFCNQAACYFFGRELEEILGQDDSTIFPQKIAERLAETDQSILHSGATVQHEEQLPSHQGEVHQFLVAKGPLRDRNGKVSGLFGISRDITQQRLDEEQLNHHRLMLQRTSRLAKVGGWEIDPCTLEGSWTEECARIHDLDPEKQVNLAEGLSFFQGDYRRKIERAVQAAVNQGTPYDLELQMTSAAGIQKWVHTQGEPVMKDGQVIHIYGALQDITTRKLTEEALRTSEQRLKEAQRVAEIGNWRWDMLSDTHTWSDQIYRIYGHSPEEKPIGYPAVKQYFSEESWLSLNHAIQLCIQTGKGYTCDAELIRANGAHRWVTIRGEAMPGEDGAVHSLIGTMQDITERKEMEDTLRDSEMRYRALFDQSMDAIAIMEGYPPRMRYINNSFTELFGYDQEEMRAFSGEQIWALVYPEDRALVQEKLKDRMEGRTTSARYEFRVQRKDGKIRWVEVTGSVAKLGLQLINQTIYRDITPRKDAEKAQNTLQEQLNQAQKLESIGQLAGGIAHDFNNMLSIILGGIDLMEEQISSGTLLAKDLTDIKKAAERSADLTRQLLAFARKQTVAPKVLDLNATVEGLLKMLRRLIGEDIELAWNPGYPLWPVHIDPSQVDQLLANLCINGRDAITEVGTLTIGTENAVFDANYCTQHAECVPGEYVLLAVSDNGCGMDRETQKRIFEPFFTTKEVGKGTGLGLATVHGIVHQNKGFIHVYSEPDLGTTFKIYLPRHKAVPQIGQENNQTEDLSATDTTILLVEDEAGLLELNRRMLLGLGYTVLSASTTAEAIRLAHEHADTLDLLLTDVVMPEMNGRDLAQRLASFIPNLRLVFMSGYTADVIAHHGVLDHGVHFLQKPFSKRELGRKLREALTQNPVNGF from the coding sequence ATGCCACTTTCACGACTTCAGGACAGTTCCCAAGGTTCTACGTTCTTCAGTGAACGTGCCCTGCTTCTGCTTGGAGTCATTGCGTTCGTCTCTTCGCTTTTGCTCTGGTGGGGAGGACAACTCAATCGAACGGCCTATCCACAGCACATTGCGATTAGCGACAATCTCCATCAGGCAAGACGCTCAATCAATACAGCAGTTCTCAACCTCAACCGCTATCTGGCTGGTGAAAAGTTGGATCGCCAAGATGTCCTTACCTATCTGGAGGTTTCTTTACTCAAAATACGAGACTGCCTTGATGGACGTTCTTCTTTAAGCGGCATTGAGGCCATGCCCTCCAGCGGCCCCAGCAAACTGTATTTCCAATCTTATGCCGAGGCCCAGGTCCGGCTGGAACACACCATTCGAGCACTGATGAGCTCTACAAGTTTCCGAGTTTCCCTGCGTATTCAATTACTTAAAGAGTTACACGAGCTCAATCAAATTGGAGACACTCTGGAAACCCAGCTGGCAGAGGATCTTACCCAGGTCATCGCCAGCACCCGGCGTGAACAAAACGTTATCCTGTTCATTTGGCTTATCTTTCTTGTGGCTGCCTTTGCCTTGCTCTACCGAACTGCTCGTTTTGAAAACTCCCAGTCACAACAGGAACAACTCATCTACACCCTCCTTGATTCCACCAGCGACATTATTTTCGTCAAAGGAATCGATGGCCGCTATCTCTTCTGCAACCAGGCTGCCTGCTATTTTTTCGGCAGAGAACTCGAAGAAATTCTCGGTCAGGATGATTCCACCATCTTTCCTCAAAAAATAGCAGAAAGGCTCGCTGAAACTGATCAATCCATCCTTCACTCTGGAGCCACGGTCCAGCATGAAGAACAATTACCTTCTCACCAGGGAGAGGTACACCAGTTCCTGGTCGCCAAGGGACCGCTTAGGGATCGCAATGGCAAGGTCAGTGGTCTTTTTGGCATCTCCCGCGATATCACCCAACAACGGCTCGACGAAGAACAACTGAATCATCACCGGCTCATGCTCCAACGTACAAGCAGGTTGGCCAAGGTTGGAGGCTGGGAAATCGACCCCTGTACCCTGGAAGGATCCTGGACTGAAGAATGCGCACGTATCCATGATCTGGACCCGGAAAAACAGGTTAATCTGGCCGAGGGGCTCAGCTTTTTTCAAGGAGATTATAGGCGAAAAATTGAACGTGCAGTCCAGGCTGCTGTCAATCAGGGGACTCCTTACGACCTCGAACTGCAAATGACCTCGGCGGCGGGTATTCAAAAATGGGTGCACACCCAGGGCGAGCCGGTGATGAAAGACGGTCAGGTTATCCATATCTATGGCGCCCTCCAGGATATCACGACACGCAAACTTACAGAAGAGGCCCTCCGAACAAGTGAACAGCGACTCAAGGAAGCCCAACGAGTCGCTGAAATCGGCAACTGGCGATGGGATATGCTTTCCGATACCCATACCTGGTCGGACCAGATCTATCGCATTTACGGACACTCGCCGGAAGAGAAACCCATCGGCTACCCCGCAGTCAAACAGTATTTTTCAGAGGAAAGCTGGCTTTCTCTCAACCACGCCATTCAACTCTGTATCCAAACAGGTAAAGGCTATACCTGCGATGCCGAACTCATCCGCGCCAACGGTGCGCACCGTTGGGTAACCATCCGCGGTGAAGCCATGCCCGGGGAAGATGGCGCTGTTCACAGTCTGATCGGTACTATGCAGGACATTACCGAGCGTAAAGAGATGGAAGATACCCTGCGTGACTCTGAAATGCGCTACCGGGCCCTCTTTGATCAATCCATGGACGCCATTGCCATCATGGAGGGATATCCACCGAGAATGCGCTACATTAATAATTCCTTCACCGAACTCTTTGGTTACGATCAAGAGGAAATGCGAGCCTTTTCGGGAGAGCAGATATGGGCCTTGGTCTATCCAGAGGATCGGGCTCTTGTTCAGGAAAAGCTGAAAGACCGCATGGAGGGGCGCACGACCAGCGCACGCTATGAATTTCGCGTGCAACGTAAAGATGGCAAGATTCGTTGGGTTGAAGTAACCGGAAGCGTTGCCAAACTCGGACTCCAATTAATCAATCAGACCATTTATCGTGATATAACTCCTCGTAAAGATGCTGAAAAGGCCCAAAACACCCTTCAGGAACAACTGAACCAGGCGCAAAAGTTAGAATCCATAGGGCAACTTGCCGGCGGTATAGCTCACGATTTTAACAATATGCTCAGTATCATTTTAGGCGGTATTGACCTGATGGAAGAACAGATTTCCTCTGGGACTCTGCTTGCTAAAGATCTCACCGATATCAAAAAAGCAGCCGAACGTTCAGCAGATCTCACTCGGCAACTGTTGGCTTTTGCCCGAAAGCAGACTGTGGCCCCAAAGGTTCTCGATCTCAACGCAACCGTGGAGGGGTTACTTAAAATGTTGCGCCGACTGATAGGCGAGGATATCGAACTTGCATGGAATCCGGGTTATCCCTTATGGCCTGTGCATATTGATCCTTCCCAGGTGGATCAACTGCTGGCAAATCTCTGCATCAATGGCCGCGATGCCATAACAGAGGTGGGCACCCTGACCATCGGAACGGAAAATGCTGTTTTTGATGCCAACTACTGCACGCAACACGCCGAATGTGTGCCCGGTGAATATGTTTTGCTTGCGGTGAGTGATAACGGATGCGGCATGGATAGAGAGACCCAAAAACGCATTTTCGAGCCTTTTTTTACCACCAAAGAGGTGGGGAAAGGGACGGGACTTGGCCTGGCCACAGTGCATGGTATCGTCCACCAGAATAAGGGGTTTATTCATGTATACAGTGAACCAGATCTGGGAACGACCTTTAAAATCTATCTCCCCAGACACAAAGCCGTGCCTCAAATCGGCCAGGAAAACAATCAGACGGAAGACCTTTCGGCAACCGACACCACGATCCTGCTGGTTGAGGACGAAGCGGGCCTGCTCGAGCTCAACCGGCGCATGCTCCTTGGCCTAGGCTACACAGTGCTTTCCGCATCTACAACCGCCGAGGCCATACGCCTGGCCCATGAACACGCCGATACCCTGGACCTGCTGCTTACCGACGTAGTGATGCCTGAGATGAATGGCCGGGATTTAGCCCAAAGACTGGCTTCTTTTATCCCCAATCTCCGTCTGGTGTTTATGTCAGGGTATACCGCCGATGTCATAGCGCACCATGGGGTGCTCGATCATGGCGTTCACTTTCTCCAGAAGCCGTTTTCCAAGCGAGAACTGGGACGTAAGTTACGTGAAGCCTTAACACAGAATCCGGTTAACGGCTTCTGA